One segment of Gopherus flavomarginatus isolate rGopFla2 chromosome 8, rGopFla2.mat.asm, whole genome shotgun sequence DNA contains the following:
- the PCYT1A gene encoding choline-phosphate cytidylyltransferase A isoform X1 — protein MEPPSSSRLNSRREGKDGSGPNGATELDGIPPKMSRHSFGLREPAPFSDEIEVDYSKPYIRLTLEEATRGTPLDRPVRVYADGIFDLFHSGHARALMQAKNLFPNTYLIVGVCSDELTHNLKGFTVMNESERYDAVQHCRYVDEVVRNAPWTLTPEFLAEHQIDFVAHDDIPYSSAGSDDVYKHIKEAGMFAPTQRTEGISTSDIITRIVRDYDVYARRNLQRGYTAKELNVSFINEKKYHLQERVDKVKKRVKDVEEKSKEFVQKVEEKSIDLIQKWEEKSREFIGNFLEMFGPEGALKHMLKEGKGRMLQAISPKQSPSSSPTHERSPSPSFRWPFSTKTPPSSPANLSRNQSAVTYDISEDEED, from the exons ATGGAGCCACCAAGCTCGTCCAGGCTGAATTCCCgaagagaaggaaaagatggGTCAGGACCCAATGGGGCAACAGAGCTGGATGGAATCCCTCCGAAAATGTCCCGTCACTCGTTT GGCTTGAGGGAGCCAGCTCCATTTTCGGATGAAATTGAGGTGGACTACAGTAAGCCGTACATCAGACTAACGTTGGAAGAGGCGACCCGAGGCACCCCCT TGGATCGACCAGTCAGGGTTTACGCTGATGGGATATTTGACTTGTTTCACTCTGGACATGCTCGGGCCTTGATGCAGGCAAAGAACCTCTTCCCAAACACATATCTCATTGTGGGAG TCTGCAGCGATGAGCTGACCCATAACCTCAAGGGCTTCACGGTGATGAACGAAAGTGAGCGTTACGACGCGGTGCAGCACTGCCGCTACGTGGATGAAGTGGTGAGGAACGCACCATGGACCCTCACCCCGGAGTTCCTGGCAGAGCACCAG ATTGACTTTGTTGCCCATGATGACATCCCATATTCTTCTGCTGGGAGTGACGATGTTTATAAACACATAAAAGAAGCAG GCATGTTTGCACCAACTCAGAGGACGGAAGGGATCTCCACATCAGATATCATCACCCGGATTGTACGAGACTATGATGTCTATGCCCGACGGAACCTGCAGAGGGGATACACTGCCAAGGAGCTGAACGTCAGCTTCATAAAC GAGAAGAAATATCACCTGCAGGAACGTGTGGACAAGGTGAAAAAGAGGGTAAAGGACGTGGAGGAGAAATCGAAGGAGTTTGTCCAGAAAGTGGAGGAAAAGAGCATTGACCTCATTCAAAAATGGGAGGAGAAATCCCGGGAATTCATCGGCAACTTCCTGGAGATGTTTGGACCGGAAGGAGCACTG AAACACATGCTGAAGGAGGGCAAAGGCCGGATGTTGCAGGCTATCAGCCCAAAGCAGAGCCCTAGCAGCAGCCCGACACATGAgcgctccccctctccctccttccgcTGGCCCT
- the PCYT1A gene encoding choline-phosphate cytidylyltransferase A isoform X3: MEPPSSSRLNSRREGKDGSGPNGATELDGIPPKMSRHSFGLREPAPFSDEIEVDYSKPYIRLTLEEATRGTPLDRPVRVYADGIFDLFHSGHARALMQAKNLFPNTYLIVGVCSDELTHNLKGFTVMNESERYDAVQHCRYVDEVVRNAPWTLTPEFLAEHQIDFVAHDDIPYSSAGSDDVYKHIKEAGMFAPTQRTEGISTSDIITRIVRDYDVYARRNLQRGYTAKELNVSFINEKKYHLQERVDKVKKRVKDVEEKSKEFVQKVEEKSIDLIQKWEEKSREFIGNFLEMFGPEGALPGS, encoded by the exons ATGGAGCCACCAAGCTCGTCCAGGCTGAATTCCCgaagagaaggaaaagatggGTCAGGACCCAATGGGGCAACAGAGCTGGATGGAATCCCTCCGAAAATGTCCCGTCACTCGTTT GGCTTGAGGGAGCCAGCTCCATTTTCGGATGAAATTGAGGTGGACTACAGTAAGCCGTACATCAGACTAACGTTGGAAGAGGCGACCCGAGGCACCCCCT TGGATCGACCAGTCAGGGTTTACGCTGATGGGATATTTGACTTGTTTCACTCTGGACATGCTCGGGCCTTGATGCAGGCAAAGAACCTCTTCCCAAACACATATCTCATTGTGGGAG TCTGCAGCGATGAGCTGACCCATAACCTCAAGGGCTTCACGGTGATGAACGAAAGTGAGCGTTACGACGCGGTGCAGCACTGCCGCTACGTGGATGAAGTGGTGAGGAACGCACCATGGACCCTCACCCCGGAGTTCCTGGCAGAGCACCAG ATTGACTTTGTTGCCCATGATGACATCCCATATTCTTCTGCTGGGAGTGACGATGTTTATAAACACATAAAAGAAGCAG GCATGTTTGCACCAACTCAGAGGACGGAAGGGATCTCCACATCAGATATCATCACCCGGATTGTACGAGACTATGATGTCTATGCCCGACGGAACCTGCAGAGGGGATACACTGCCAAGGAGCTGAACGTCAGCTTCATAAAC GAGAAGAAATATCACCTGCAGGAACGTGTGGACAAGGTGAAAAAGAGGGTAAAGGACGTGGAGGAGAAATCGAAGGAGTTTGTCCAGAAAGTGGAGGAAAAGAGCATTGACCTCATTCAAAAATGGGAGGAGAAATCCCGGGAATTCATCGGCAACTTCCTGGAGATGTTTGGACCGGAAGGAGCACTG
- the PCYT1A gene encoding choline-phosphate cytidylyltransferase A isoform X2: protein MEPPSSSRLNSRREGKDGSGPNGATELDGIPPKMSRHSFGLREPAPFSDEIEVDYSKPYIRLTLEEATRGTPLDRPVRVYADGIFDLFHSGHARALMQAKNLFPNTYLIVGVCSDELTHNLKGFTVMNESERYDAVQHCRYVDEVVRNAPWTLTPEFLAEHQIDFVAHDDIPYSSAGSDDVYKHIKEAGMFAPTQRTEGISTSDIITRIVRDYDVYARRNLQRGYTAKELNVSFINEKKYHLQERVDKVKKRVKDVEEKSKEFVQKVEEKSIDLIQKWEEKSREFIGNFLEMFGPEGALNGV from the exons ATGGAGCCACCAAGCTCGTCCAGGCTGAATTCCCgaagagaaggaaaagatggGTCAGGACCCAATGGGGCAACAGAGCTGGATGGAATCCCTCCGAAAATGTCCCGTCACTCGTTT GGCTTGAGGGAGCCAGCTCCATTTTCGGATGAAATTGAGGTGGACTACAGTAAGCCGTACATCAGACTAACGTTGGAAGAGGCGACCCGAGGCACCCCCT TGGATCGACCAGTCAGGGTTTACGCTGATGGGATATTTGACTTGTTTCACTCTGGACATGCTCGGGCCTTGATGCAGGCAAAGAACCTCTTCCCAAACACATATCTCATTGTGGGAG TCTGCAGCGATGAGCTGACCCATAACCTCAAGGGCTTCACGGTGATGAACGAAAGTGAGCGTTACGACGCGGTGCAGCACTGCCGCTACGTGGATGAAGTGGTGAGGAACGCACCATGGACCCTCACCCCGGAGTTCCTGGCAGAGCACCAG ATTGACTTTGTTGCCCATGATGACATCCCATATTCTTCTGCTGGGAGTGACGATGTTTATAAACACATAAAAGAAGCAG GCATGTTTGCACCAACTCAGAGGACGGAAGGGATCTCCACATCAGATATCATCACCCGGATTGTACGAGACTATGATGTCTATGCCCGACGGAACCTGCAGAGGGGATACACTGCCAAGGAGCTGAACGTCAGCTTCATAAAC GAGAAGAAATATCACCTGCAGGAACGTGTGGACAAGGTGAAAAAGAGGGTAAAGGACGTGGAGGAGAAATCGAAGGAGTTTGTCCAGAAAGTGGAGGAAAAGAGCATTGACCTCATTCAAAAATGGGAGGAGAAATCCCGGGAATTCATCGGCAACTTCCTGGAGATGTTTGGACCGGAAGGAGCACTG